From the genome of Fundulus heteroclitus isolate FHET01 chromosome 7, MU-UCD_Fhet_4.1, whole genome shotgun sequence, one region includes:
- the parp14rs1 gene encoding LOW QUALITY PROTEIN: poly(ADP-ribose) polymerase family member 14-related sequence 1 (The sequence of the model RefSeq protein was modified relative to this genomic sequence to represent the inferred CDS: deleted 2 bases in 1 codon) — protein sequence MAEDYPYPVLVELEENSAPRLKNKLVKYFQSRKSNGGDCQVDYESGSRTALLRFRSEEDQRNVLVKEAHKISLDQGVLKMKVSLPPEGEKVEPSDKGNKKSDHAGSNKQSTADEHNRVDEGQTRAEGGDGDSADEEPCSTSAVLGNIPESVTLEFLDMLVENISRDLSSPTASEGYTLEVIPDISSAVVTFQRAKDNTEFIERCPLNRMFTRKGLSIRPLETTKKVVVEGTSDFSADILSLYFESKGGEVEDVQLNEAEQTAVITFQNHQAVQKVLSKKHEIKKEEVKVYPYYKSLGVALYGKDKPPAKLPTAISEPIDNAVLKYLANNKAAQETVRCDLEKHFCSVTLEPSAVRLSALPLLLKQKDNKATIKEWPNAVKSAFAQAVSKFKSIRFPLESDVWEESQQKIKEKLQKEDVVVVSDKTSGVLSVAGLVNDVDTLQKPVSDILDGIRERARRAKLSKTQEINVSPSMFHILSQNGLKDKLLQVYPELKMSYDQNNKAVKVTGFVDEIIDATKVISNAMFALKRQNLELDQHLLDMLKGEQQEEVTNALLTAYGLNAALEISPQRVQLVAVSDKDLMNAQDHLSQTLKSQYIEVEDVEVLKNPEWQELVHQLEKTNSAPGVRTQIITRHQQVIVSGQKDSVDLVSSELEDFLTENAHVEECVDVEANVVIEYLKSQTPWLNQLEGGVEVAFAKEDIILSGCRSAVKDCKTIVRDLVSSVFFDSFTVTKPGVKKFFQEKQPVYAAIIKNDTGCLVQLVDDSNDKQEDFAIAQMHKPVYKTQTTDGVEILVSKADICSYSVDAVVNPSTEDLKHNGGLALALSTAAGPQLQLECDQIVSLKGKLRPGDSVVTDAGGTLRCKKVIHAVGPFFDPTKPKKCEAQLRRTVKGSLELAETCGCDSVALPAISRSLNFPLNLCLDTIVKAIKEYCDERYDDNTLKTIHLVGNDDNVVLEMEAAVKKEFGNQGVSVFPQSHVPKVIPKSPLLKLAPSDPSLCRAQTKEGLNIVLKKGNIEASKTEVIVNTAAEDLVLDKGAISKAIFGAAGPKLQQLVHSQKTGGAPGEIVVTDSCKLKSKQVFHAIAPSWDKGQGTAEKTLTGIFKDCLDLAEKNRLASISFPAVGTGNLGFPKDLVASSMLDKILEFSSQRQSKHLKKVSVVLYPGDTETIKAFTDEFKKKFPSATSLPVPPRSAAAGASQSTGKFSKVVSSSGMHETKLGNATVQVATGDITKETTDVIVNSSNDSFSLKSGVSKAIMDAAGVAVLEECQYLGAQPNPGMIMTVPGNLQCRKILHLVGQTDPVKIQKAVKEALEMCLKNSHTSVSFPAIGTGQGNVQAKQVADAMLDAVIDVLNQNPSSSLTLIRIVIFQQPMLKDFCSSMQEREAAEPKDKGGFWMSVGHKIKSLFISDSSEQNQEEEMFDFETIKADPAIFHICGDTQANVDAAKKKINTLISEEQDSMKITDNAILNLSSADCQRIADIQKDLGVSIKHDTNNGQTSLVIEGLSRDVLKANRKIDVMLRKVRDDQELKKKLELAATVADWQYQRHGLSYQSFDQLTNYELEHALERAKTSVKVTIQGSSYTVKMPDGPATDSKGNILQIRRVDKLRADDVPEFWDTMPAGQTCHAVPIQATSSEYAEVLNLFKATCNRTVAKIERIQNPALWKSLQIKKQEMEVRNKHQNNEKRLFHGTSETTVPIINERGFNRSYAGKNATCYGKGAYFAVNASYSSSDTYSRPNQNGEKFMYLCRVLTGDHALGQQNMIAPPSKGSGVDLYDSVVDNMTTPSMFIVFHDTQAYPEYLITFK from the exons ATGGCGGAGGACTATCCCTACCCGGTTCTGGTGGAGCTGGAGGAAAACAGCGCACCGAGACTCAAAAACAAGTTGGTGAAGTATTTTCAGAGCAGGAAGTCTAACGGAGGAGACTGCCAGGTGGACTATGAGTCCGGCAGCAGAACTGCGCTGCTGCGTTTCCGCAGCGAGGAGG ACCAGCGAAATGTCCTGGTCAAAGAG GCACATAAGATCTCCTTGGACCAGGGGGTGTTAAAAATGAAAGTTTCACTTCCTCCAGAAGGGGAAAAG gtgGAGCCATCTGATAAAGGCAACAAAAAGT CGGACCATGCAGGGTCCAACAAACAGTCGACAGCTGATGAACACAACCGTGTGGATGAAGGCCAGACACGGGCAGAAGGTGGAGATGGTGATTCAGCAGACGAGGAGCCGTGTTCCACCTCGGCTGTTTTGGGGAACATCCCAGAGTCCGTAACCCTTGAATTCCTGGATATGCTCGTGGAAAACATCTCCAGAGATCTCAGCTCTCCGACTGCCTCCGAGGGCTACACTTTGGAAGTCATTCCTGACATCTCGTCTGCAGTTGTGACTTTCCAGAGAGCAAAAG ATAACACCGAGTTCATAGAGAGGTGTCCTCTAAACCGGATGTTCACAAGGAAGGGCTTATCAATCCGCCCACTTGAGACAACGAAGAAAGTTGTGGTTGAAGGGACTTCAGACTTCAGTGCAGACATTCTGTCTCTTTACTTTGAGAGCAAAGGCGGAGAAGTGGAAGATGTTCAACTTAACGAAGCTGAACAGACTGCTGTCATCACATTTCAGAACCACCAAG cTGTACAGAAAGTCCTAAGTAAGAAGCacgaaataaaaaaggaagaagtcAAAGTCTACCCGTATTACAAATCTTTGGGAGTAGCACTTTATGGGAAAGATAAGCCACCGGCAAAACTTCCCACTGCAATCTCTGAACCCATTGACAATGCCGTCCTAAAATACCTAGCtaacaacaaagcagctcagGAGACTGTTCGTTGTGACTTGgaaaaacatttctgcagcGTAACCCTGGAGCCGTCTGCTGTGCGCCTCAGTGCCTTGCCTTTGTTACTGAAGCAAAAAGATAACAAAGCCACCATCAAAGAGTGGCCAAATGCTGTGAAGTCAGCTTTTGCTCAGGCTGTGTCAAAATTCAAATCCATCAGATTCCCCCTGGAGTCAGACGTGTGGGAGGAGTCACAGCAGAAGATTAAGGAGAAACTCCAGAAGGAAGACGTGGTCGTGGTTTCTGATAAAACCAGTGGTGTCCTGTCAGTGGCCGGCCTGGTGAATGACGTCGACACGCTCCAGAAACCTGTTTCAGACATTCTAGATGGGATTAGGGAGAGGGCCCGAAGGGCAAAACTAAGTAAGACCCAAGAGATCAACGTCTCGCCAAGCATGTTCCACATCCTTTCCCAAAATGGCCTTAAGGATAAACTCTTGCAAGTGTACCCAGAACTCAAAATGTCCTATGACCAAAATAACAAAGCGGTGAAAGTAACTGGCTTTGTGGACGAGATTATTGATGCCACCAAAGTGATAAGCAATGCAATGTTTGCATTAAAACGACAGAATCTAGAGCTAGATCAACATTTGCTTGACATGTTGAAGGGAGAACAACAAGAGGAAGTCACAAATGCGCTTCTCACAGCCTACGGTTTAAACGCAGCCTTGGAAATCAGTCCGCAGAGGGTGCAGCTTGTTGCTGTTTCTGATAAGGATCTAATGAATGCTCAAGACCATCTGAGCCAAACACTGAAATCTCAGTACATTGAGGTTGAAGACGTTGAAGTCCTGAAGAATCCAGAGTGGCAGGAGCTGGTCCATCAGCTAGAAAAAACCAACAGCGCGCCAGGAGTGAGAACTCAGATTATAACTCGTCATCAGCAAGTGATAGTGTCCGGTCAGAAGGACAGCGTGGACCTCGTCAGCAGTGAACTAGAAgactttttaacagaaaacgcTCATGTTGAAGAATGTGTTGATGTTGAGGCAAATGTCGTCATTGAGTACCTTAAAAGTCAGACACCCTGGTTAAACCAACTGGAAGGTGGGGTGGAGGTGGCCTTTGCAAAGGAGGACATCATCCTAAGTGGCTGTAGATCTGCTGTGAAAGACTGCAAGACCATAGTCAGAGATTTAGTCTCTTCTGTGTTCTTCGATAGTTTTACAGTCACAAAACCTGGAGTCAAGAAGTTTTTTCAGGAAAAACAACCTGTGTATGCTGCCATTATTAAGAATGACACAGGCTGCCTCGTCCAACTGGTTGATGACTCTAATGACAAACAAGAAGACTTTGCCATTGCTCAAATGCACAAACCTGTTTACAAAACGCAAACAACTGATGGAGTGGAGATATTGGTCTCCAAGGCAGACATTTGCAGTTACTCTGTGGATGCTGTTGTCAACCCTTCTACTGAGGACTTGAAACACAACGGAGGTCTTGCTTTGGCACTTTCAACAGCTGCAGGTCCTCAGCTGCAGCTCGAATGTGATCAAATAGTCAGCTTAAAAGGAAAACTCCGACCTGGAGATAGTGTTGTAACTGATGCTGGGGGAACGCTGCGTTGCAAAAAAGTGATCCACGCCGTTGGACCCTTCTTTGATCCCACTAAGCCAAAGAAGTGTGAGGCTCAGTTGAGAAGAACTGTTAAAGGAAGCTTAGAACTTGCTGAGACGTGTGGCTGTGATTCTGTGGCTCTTCCTGCCATCAGCAGAAGTCTCAACTTTCCCCTCAACCTGTGCCTAGACACCATTGTTAAAGCAATTAAGGAATACTGCGATGAAAGGTATGATGACAACACCTTGAAGACGATTCATCTGGTGGGCAACGATGACAATGTTGTTCTTGAAATGGAGGCTGCTGTGAAGAAGGAGTTTGGAAATCAAGGAGTTAGTGTGTTCCCACAAAGTCATGTCCCTAAAGTTATTCCCAAGTCTCCCCTGCTTAAGCTAGCTCCATCTGACCCAAGCTTGTGCCGAGCGCAGACCAAAGAGGGCTTGAACATCGTTCTTAAGAAGGGAAATATTGAGGCTTCCAAG ACAGAGGTAATTGTGAACACAGCGGCGGAGGATCTGGTGTTGGACAAAGGGGCGATTTCAAAAGCCATCTTCGGTGCAGCTGGACCCAAGCTTCAGCAGCTGGTTCACAGCCAGAAAACCGGAGGAGCTCCAGGCGAGATTGTTGTTACGGACAGCTGCAAGCTAAAGAGCAAACAGGTTTTCCACGCGATTGCTCCGAGCTGGGACAAAGGCCAAGGGACGGCTGAAAAG ACTCTGACTGGGATCTTTAAAGATTGCTTGGACCTGGCAGAGAAAAATCGTTTGGCGTCTATATCGTTCCCGGCAGTTGGCACCGGAAACTTGGGTTTTCCGAAAGATCTCGTTGCCTCCTCGATGCTGGATAAGATCTTAGAGTTCAGCAGCCAGAGACAATCCAAACACCTTAAGAAAGTTTCGGTTGTTCTTTATCCCGGGGATACAGAGACTATTAAg GCATTTACTGATGAATTTAAGAAGAAGTTCCCCAGTGCCACGTCTCTTCCTGTACCTCCACGTTCAGCGGCAGCAGGCGCTTCACAAAGTACAG GCAAATTTTCCAAAGTTGTCTCCAGTTCAGGAATGCATGAGACTAAACTGGGAAATGCGACGGTGCAAGTAGCAACTGGAGATATAACCAAGGAGACCACTGATGTCATCGTCAACTCTTCAAATGACAGCTTCTCTCTCAAGTCAG GGGTGTCCAAGGCTATTATGGATGCAGCAGGTGTAGCTGTTTTAGAAGAATGCCAATACCTTG GTGCCCAGCCCAATCCAGGCATGATAATGACTGTACCAGGAAACCTACAGTGCAGAAAGATTCTCCACCTAGTTGGCCAGACGGACCCAGTAAAAATCCAAAAGGCCGTAAAGGAAGCACTTGAGATGTGTTTGAAGAACTCCCACACCTCTGTTTCATTTCCTGCCATTGGCACAG GTCAGGGCAACGTGCAGGCGAAACAGGTGGCCGACGCCATGTTGGACGCAGTGATTGATGTCTTGAACCAGAACCCCTCCAGCTCCCTGACTTTAATCCGGATTGTCATTTTCCAGCAACCTATGTTAAAAGATTTCTGCAGCAGCATGCAAGAAAGGGAAGCCGCCGAACCAAAGGATAAAGGAGGATTCTGGATGAGTGTTGGACACAAGATCAAAT CACTGTTTATATCTGACAGTTCTGAACAAAACCAGGAAGAGGAGATGTTTGATTTTGAGACCATCAAGGCGGACCCTGCTATTTTCCACATCTGTGGTGACACTCAGGCCAACGTAGATGctgcaaagaaaaagataaataccCTGATATCAGAAGAACAAGACAGCATGAAAATAACCGACAACGCCATCTTAAACCTTTCTTCCGCAGACTGTCAGCGCAttgctgacatccaaaaggaccTGGGTGTGAGCATCAAGCATGACACCAATAATGGCCAAACCTCACTCGTCATTGAGGGTCTCAGTAGAGATGTGCTCAAAGCTAACCGAAAGATAGATGTTATGCTGAGGAAGGTGAGAGATGACCAGGAGCTAAAGAAGAAGTTGGAGCTGGCAGCCACTGTGGCTGATTGGCAGTACCAGCGGCACGGGCTTAGTTATCAGAGCTTTGATCAGTTGACAAACTACGAGCTTGAGCATGCGTTGGAGAGGGCAAAAACCAGTGTGAAGGTTACCATTCAGGGCTCCAGCTATACTGTGAAGATGCCTGACGGACCAGCCACTGACAGCAAGGGAAACATCTTGCAGATAAGAAGAGTTGACAAACTTAGAG CTGATGATGTTCCTGAGTTTTGGGATACCATGCCAGCTGGCCAAACGTGCCATGCTGTCCCCATCCAGGCTACGTCATCAGAGTACGCAGAGGTCCTCAATCTCTTCAAAGCCACATGTAATCGTACTGTTGCAAAG ATTGAAAGGATCCAGAACCCTGCACTGTGGAAAAGTCTTCAGATCAAGAAACAGGAGATGGAGGTGAGAAATAAACATCAGAACAATGAGAAACGTCTCTTCCACGGCACCAGTGAAACCACGGTTCCCATCATCAATGAACGCGGCTTCAACAGAAGCTACGCCGGAAAAAACG ctaCCTGTTATGGTAAAGGCGCCTATTTTGCTGTTAATGCCAGTTACTCCTCCAGCGACACCTACTCCAGGCCCAACCAGAATGGAGAGAAGTTCATGTACCTGTGCAGGGTGCTGACAGGAGACCACGCCCTGGGACAGCAGAACATGATTGCTCCTCCATCCAAAGGCTCTGGCGTTGACCTGTATGACAGCGTGGTGGACAACATGACCACTCCAAGCATGTTTATAGTGTTTCATGACACCCAGGCCTATCCTGAGTATCTGATTACTTTCAAGTAA
- the LOC118563758 gene encoding protein mono-ADP-ribosyltransferase PARP14-like, whose translation MAEDYPYPVLVELEENSTLRLKNKLVKYFQSKKSNGGDCQVDYESGSRTALLRFRRQEDQRNVLAKEAHKISLDQGVLKMKVSLPSEGEKVSAKAPSWKKKKKVSDHAGTNKESTAEEHNPVDEGQTRAEGGDCDSADEEPCSTSAVLGNIPESVTFEFLDMLVENISRDFSPPTTSEGYTLEVFPDISSAVVTFQRAKDNTEFIERCPLNRMFTRKGLSIRPLETTKKVVVEGTSDFSADILSLYFDNNIGEVEDVQLNEAEQTAVITFQNHQAVKEVLSKKHEIRNEEVKVYPYYKSLGVALYGKDKPSPKLPTAISEPIDNAILRYLANNKAALDTIRCDLEKHFCSVTLEPSAVRLSALPLLLKQKDSKATIKEWPNAVKSAFAQAVSKFKFIRFPLESEVWEESQQKIKEKLQKEDVVVVSDKTSGVLSVAGLVNDVDTLQKPVSDILDGIRERARRAKLSKTQEINVSPSMFHILSQNGLKDKLLQVYPELKMSYDQNNKAVKVTGFVDEIIDATKVISNTMFALKRQNLELDQHLLDMLKGEQQEEVTNALLTAYGLNAALEISPQKVQLVAVSDKDLMNAQDHLSQTLKCQYIEVEDVEVLKMSEWQELVRQLKKNNSASGVRTQIITRHQQVVVSGQKDSVDLVSSELEDFLTENAHVEECVDVEANVVIEYLKGQTPWLNQLEGGVEVAFGKEDIILSGCRSAVKDCKTIVRDLVSSVFFDSFTVTRPGVKKFFQEKQSMYAGLIKNETGCLVQLVDDSNDKQEDFAIAQMHKPVYKTQTTDGMEIVVSKADICSYSVDAVVNPFTEDLKHNGGLALALSTAAGPQLQLECDKIISLKGKLRPGDSVVTDAGGTLRCKKVIHAVGPFFDQTNPKKAVGQLRRTVKESLELAERCGCDSVALPAISRSLNFPLNLCLDTIFKAIKEYCDDRYDDNTLKAIHLVDNDDHVILGIEAAVKKEFGNQGVSVFPQSHVPKVIPKSPLGKLAPSDPSLCRAQTKEGLNIVLKKGNIEASKTEVIVNTAAEDLVLDKGAISKAIFGAAGPKLQQLVHSQKTGGAPGEIVVTDSCKLKSKQVFHTIAPSWDKGQGTAEKTLAGIFKDCLDLAEKNRLTSISFPAVGTGNLGFPKDLVASSMLDKILEFSSQRQSKHLKKVAVVLYPTDTETIKAFTDEFKKKFPSATSLPVPPRSAAAGASQSTGKFSKVVSSSGMHETKLGNVTVQVATGDITKETTDVIVNSSNDSFSHKSGVSKAIMDAAGVAVLEECQYLGAQPNPGMIMTVPGNLQCRKILHLVGQTDPVKIQKAIKEALEMCLKNSHTSVSFPAIGTGQGNKQAKQVADAMLDAVIDVLNQNPSGSLTLIRIVIFQQPMLKDFYSSMQEREATEPKDKGGWWTSVGHKLKSLFISGNSEQNQEEEMFDFETIKADPAIFHICGDTQANVDAAKKKINTLISDEQDSMKITDNTILNLSSADCQRIADIQKDLGVSIKYDTTNGQTSLVIEGLSRDVLKAHREIDVMLRKVRDYQELKKKLELAATVAEWQYQRHGLSYQSFDQLTNYELEHALEKAETSVKVTIQGSSYTVQMPNGPATDSKGNVLQIRRIDKLRADDVPEFWDTMPAGQTCHAVPIQATSSEYAEVLNLFKATCNRSVTKIERIQNPALWKGLQIKKQEMEVRNKHQNNERRLFHGTNETTVPIINEHGFNRSYAGKNATCYGKGAYFAVNASYSSSDTYSSPNQNGEKFMYLCRVLTGDHALGQQNMIAPPSKGSGVDLYDSVVDNMTTPSMFIVFHDTQAYPEYLITFQ comes from the exons ATGGCGGAGGATTATCCCTACCCGGTTCTGGTGGAGCTGGAGGAAAACAGCACACTGAGGCTCAAGAACAAGTTGGTGAAGTATTTTCAGAGCAAGAAGTCTAACGGAGGAGACTGTCAGGTGGACTATGAGTCCGGCAGCAGAACTGCGCTGCTGCGTTTCCGCAGACAGGAGG ACCAGCGAAATGTCCTGGCCAAAGAGGCACACAAGATCTCCTTGGACCAGGGGGTGTTAAAAATGAAAGTTTCACTTCCTTCAGAAGGGGAAAAGGTGAGCgcaaaag cgccatcttggaaaaaaaaaaaaaaagttt CGGACCATGCAGGGACTAACAAAGAGTCGACAGCTGAGGAACACAACCCTGTGGATGAAGGCCAGACACGGGCAGAAGGTGGAGATTGTGATTCAGCAGACGAGGAGCCGTGTTCCACCTCGGCTGTTCTGGGGAACATCCCAGAGTCCGTAACCTTTGAATTCCTGGATATGCTCGTGGAGAACATCTCGAGAGATTTCAGCCCCCCCACGACCTCCGAGGGCTACACTTTGGAAGTTTTTCCTGACATCTCGTCTGCAGTTGTAACTTTCCAGAGAGCAAAAG ATAACACTGAGTTCATAGAGAGGTGTCCTCTAAACCGGATGTTCACAAGGAAGGGCTTATCAATCCGCCCACTTGAGACAACAAAGAAAGTTGTGGTTGAAGGGACTTCAGACTTCAGTGCAGATATTCTGTCTCTTTACTTTGATAACAATATCGGAGAAGTGGAAGATGTTCAACTTAACGAAGCTGAACAGACCGCTGTCATCACATTTCAGAACCACCAAG ccGTAAAGGAAGTACTGAGTAAGAAGCATGAAATAAGAAACGAAGAAGTCAAAGTCTACCCGTATTACAAATCTTTGGGAGTGGCACTTTATGGGAAAGATAAGCCATCGCCAAAACTTCCCACTGCAATCTCTGAACCCATTGACAATGCCATCCTAAGATACCTAGCTAACAACAAAGCAGCTCTGGACACTATTCGTTGTGACTTGgaaaaacatttctgcagcGTAACCCTGGAGCCATCTGCTGTCCGGCTCAGTGCCTTGCCTTTGTTACTGAAGCAAAAAGATAGCAAAGCCACCATCAAAGAGTGGCCAAATGCTGTGAAGTCAGCCTTTGCTCAGGCTGTGTCAAAATTTAAATTCATCAGATTCCCCCTGGAGTCAGAGGTGTGGGAGGAGTCACAGCAGAAGATTAAAGAGAAACTCCAGAAGGAAGACGTGGTCGTGGTTTCTGATAAAACCAGTGGTGTCCTGTCAGTGGCCGGCCTGGTGAATGACGTCGACACGCTCCAGAAACCTGTTTCAGACATTCTAGATGGGATTAGGGAGAGGGCCCGAAGGGCGAAACTAAGTAAGACCCAAGAGATCAACGTCTCGCCAAGCATGTTCCACATCCTTTCCCAAAATGGCCTTAAAGATAAACTCTTGCAAGTGTACCCAGAACTCAAAATGTCCTATGACCAAAATAATAAAGCAGTGAAAGTAACTGGCTTTGTGGACGAGATTATTGATGCCACCAAAGTGATAAGCAATACAATGTTTGCATTAAAACGACAGAATCTAGAGCTAGATCAACATTTGCTTGACATGTTGAAGGGAGAACAACAAGAGGAAGTCACAAATGCACTTCTCACAGCCTACGGTTTGAACGCAGCCTTGGAAATCAGTCCGCAGAAGGTGCAGCTCGTTGCTGTTTCTGATAAGGATCTCATGAATGCTCAAGACCATCTGAGCCAAACACTGAAATGTCAGTACATTGAGGTTGAAGACGTAGAAGTCCTGAAGATGTCAGAGTGGCAGGAGCTGGTCcgtcagctaaaaaaaaacaacagtgcaTCAGGAGTGAGAACTCAGATTATAACTCGTCATCAGCAAGTGGTAGTGTCTGGTCAGAAGGACAGCGTGGACCTCGTCAGCAGTGAACTAGAagattttttaacagaaaatgctCATGTTGAAGAATGTGTTGATGTTGAGGCAAATGTTGTCATTGAGTACCTTAAAGGTCAGACACCTTGGTTAAACCAACTGGAAGGTGGGGTGGAGGTGGCCTTCGGAAAGGAGGACATCATCCTAAGTGGCTGTAGATCTGCTGTGAAAGACTGCAAGACCATAGTCAGAGATTTAGTCTCTTCTGTGTTCTTCGATAGTTTTACAGTCACAAGACCTGGAGTCAAGAAGTTTTTTCAGGAAAAACAGTCCATGTATGCTGGCTTAATTAAGAATGAAACAGGCTGCCTCGTCCAACTGGTTGATGACTCTAATGACAAACAAGAAGACTTTGCCATTGCTCAAATGCACAAACCCGTTTACAAAACCCAAACAACTGATGGAATGGAGATAGTGGTCTCCAAGGCAGACATTTGCAGTTACTCTGTGGATGCTGTTGTCAACCCTTTCACTGAAGACTTGAAACACAACGGAGGTCTTGCTTTGGCACTTTCAACAGCTGCAGGTCCTCAGCTGCAGCTCGAATGTGATAAGATAATCAGCCTAAAAGGAAAACTCCGACCTGGAGATAGTGTTGTAACTGATGCTGGGGGAACGCTGCGTTGCAAAAAAGTGATCCACGCCGTAGGACCCTTCTTTGATCAGACTAACCCTAAGAAGGCTGTGGGCCAGTTGAGAAGAACTGTTAAAGAAAGCTTAGAACTTGCTGAAAGGTGTGGCTGTGATTCTGTGGCTCTTCCTGCCATCAGCAGAAGTCTCAACTTTCCCCTCAACCTGTGCCTAGACACcatttttaaagcaataaagGAATACTGCGATGATAGGTATGATGACAACACCTTGAAGGCGATTCATCTGGTGGACAATGATGACCATGTTATTCTTGGAATAGAGGCTGCTGTGAAGAAGGAGTTTGGAAATCAGGGAGTTAGTGTGTTCCCACAAAGTCATGTCCCTAAAGTTATTCCCAAGTCTCCCCTGGGTAAGCTAGCTCCATCTGACCCCAGCTTGTGCCGAGCGCAGACCAAAGAGGGCTTGAACATCGTTcttaaaaagggaaatattGAAGCTTCCAAG ACAGAAGTAATTGTGAACACAGCGGCGGAGGATCTGGTGTTGGACAAAGGGGCGATTTCAAAAGCCATCTTCGGTGCGGCTGGACCCAAGCTTCAGCAGCTGGTTCACAGCCAGAAAACCGGAGGAGCTCCAGGCGAGATTGTTGTTACGGACAGCTGCAAGCTAAAGAGCAAACAGGTTTTTCACACGATCGCTCCGAGCTGGGACAAGGGCCAAGGGACGGCTGAAAAG ACTCTGGCTGGGATCTTTAAAGATTGTTTGGACCTGGCAGAGAAAAATCGTTTGACGTCTATATCGTTCCCGGCAGTTGGAACCGGAAACTTGGGTTTTCCGAAAGATCTCGTTGCCTCCTCGATGCTGGATAAGATCTTAGAGTTCAGCAGCCAGAGACAATCCAAACACCTTAAGAAAGTTGCGGTTGTTCTTTATCCCACGGATACAGAGACTATTAAg GCATTTACTGATGAATTTAAGAAGAAGTTCCCCAGTGCCACATCTCTTCCTGTACCTCCACGTTCAGCGGCAGCAGGTGCTTCACAAAGTACAG GCAAATTTTCCAAAGTTGTCTCCAGTTCAGGAATGCATGAGACTAAACTGGGAAACGTGACGGTGCAAGTAGCAACTGGAGATATAACCAAGGAGACCACTGATGTCATCGTCAACTCTTCAAATGACAGCTTCTCTCACAAGTCAG GGGTGTCCAAGGCTATTATGGATGCAGCAGGTGTAGCTGTTTTAGAAGAATGCCAATACCTTG GTGCCCAGCCCAATCCAGGCATGATAATGACTGTACCAGGAAACCTACAGTGCAGAAAGATTCTCCACCTGGTTGGCCAGACGGACCCAGTAAAAATCCAAAAGGCCATAAAGGAAGCACTTGAGATGTGCTTAAAGAACTCCCACACCTCTGTTTCATTTCCTGCCATTGGCACAG GTCAGGGCAACAAGCAGGCGAAACAGGTGGCCGACGCCATGTTGGACGCAGTGATTGATGTCTTGAACCAGAACCCCTCCGGCTCCCTGACTTTAATCAGGATTGTCATTTTCCAGCAACCTATGTTAAAAGATTTCTACAGCAGCATGCAAGAAAGGGAAGCCACCGAGCCAAAGGATAAAGGAGGATGGTGGACAAGTGTTGGCCACAAgctaaaat CATTGTTTATATCTGGCAATTCTGAACAAAACCAGGAAGAGGAGATGTTTGATTTTGAGACCATCAAGGCAGACCCTGCTATTTTCCACATCTGTGGTGACACTCAGGCCAACGTAGATGCTGCCAAGAAGAAGATAAATACCCTGATATCTGACGAACAAGACAGCATGAAAATAACCGACAACACCATCTTAAACCTCTCTTCTGCAGACTGTCAGCGCAttgctgacatccaaaaggaccTGGGTGTGAGCATCAAGTATGACACCACCAATGGCCAAACCTCACTCGTCATTGAGGGTCTCAGTAGAGATGTGCTCAAAGCCCACCGAGAGATAGATGTTATGCTGAGGAAGGTCAGAGATTACCAGGAGCTAAAGAAGAAGTTGGAGCTGGCAGCCACTGTGGCCGAGTGGCAGTACCAGCGGCACGGGCTTAGTTATCAGAGTTTTGATCAGTTGACAAACTACGAGCTTGAGCATGCGTTGGAGAAGGCAGAAACCAGTGTGAAGGTTACCATTCAGGGCTCCAGCTATACCGTGCAGATGCCTAACGGACCAGCCACTGACAGCAAGGGAAACGTCTTGCAGATAAGAAGAATTGACAAACTTAGAG CTGATGATGTTCCTGAGTTTTGGGATACCATGCCAGCTGGCCAAACGTGCCATGCCGTCCCCATCCAGGCTACGTCATCAGAGTACGCAGAAGTCCTCAATCTCTTCAAAGCCACATGTAATCGATCTGTCACAAAG ATTGAAAGGATCCAGAACCCTGCACTGTGGAAAGGTCTTCAGATCAAGAAGCAGGAAATGGAGGTGAGAAATAAACATCAGAACAATGAGAGACGTCTCTTCCACGGCACCAATGAAACCACGGTTCCCATCATCAATGAACACGGCTTCAACAGAAGCTACGCCGGAAAAAATG